In the Aquimarina spinulae genome, TTATAATATGCCGAAATAGGATCTTTTACAGCAAGGTAACGTTCCATTAAAAAAATAGGTTGGTTATTTAGTACGCCTATGAAAGCATCATGATGATCTGATTCGATTATTTCTTGATACGCAAGTCGTACTTCTTCTAAGGTATGTTCTTGCATACCCCAGTAAGTAGCATAAGACTTAGTAACCCAATCGTGGATAGTTTCTATATCTTTTTCTTTATCCAAAAGACGTAAATGTATATCTCCTAGTCCTTTAATAGTTCTAGAAAAAACTGTGGTTTGTATGGTTGCTGCGTTATTCATAAAAAGGATCTTATACTAGAGAGCTGGGTTTTTCTTTTTTAAAAGCAGCAATAGGGTTTTGTAATCGTCCTGCAAACTGAAGTAATGCAACAGGATCATCCAGATCAATCATCTGTTTATTGTTGCTTAATTGTAGCCTGTTAAGACACGATAGATGAAATTCTGGCGCAAAAAGATCGTATTGTTTAAATTTGGTTGCTTTTTCTGGATAGCGTTCCTGGTAATGTTGAATATTTTCTGCTACCAATTGCCAGAAATTCTCTTCAGAATATCCTGCGTGTTCAACCAAGATATGAGACATGAATCTAAAAAAACCATCAAAAATATCTGTGAAAATTGATAACAATTTCACATCTTCGGGAACAGGAGCATACATACGTTTCAGGTACTCTGGCAATTTAACTTTTGGACTAAGAATACAAGCTTCCTCGGTAATATCTTTCATTAATATTTTTACCGGTATGTTATTTTCTAATACCATGATGATATTTTCGCCGTGAGGCATAAACACCAAATCAAAATGATAAAAACAGTGTATTAGCGGACTTAGATATGCTTTAAAATAATCGTGTAACCATTCTGAGATAGATAGGCCTGAGGCAGCAATAATTTTGGGTAGTAATGCTTCTCCGGTTTGATCAATATGCAGAAAAGCAGCCATTGTGATTGGTTTTTGCCCGTCATCGATCATACCCATCGGGCTTTCTCTCCATAATGAAGCCAGCATTTTATTATAGTCATTATGTGGCCCAAACTCCTTGAAATATGGATTTACATAGCTAACAGAACCTATTTCTCCCAGCATTTTAAATCCTGTTTCTTTAATGTATGGATCATTATACAATAATTCTTCTAGCCAAACTGCCATTTTTGGGGCTGTACCCAAATAATATAAAGGCAATCCTCTCATAAATCCCATATTTAAGATAGAGAGAGCTGTTTTGGTATATAACTTATGGGGATTCGAAATATTAAATAATGTACGAATCGATTGTTGCGCCAGGTATTGATCAGGACCATAACCCAAGCAAATCAGGTTTCCTTTGGCAATCTCTGGAGAGAATATATTAGCTAATTTATTAAACCATTGCCAGGGATGCATCGGAATGAAGTAGTACTCATCTGGATCAAAACCCTTATTTTTTATTACAGTATTAAATGATGAAATTGTATCTGTATCTAATTCTTGTTCAATTAAGGTTTCATACGGTAAATCCTCGATAGCAGCATATACGGTATTACTTTTATGACCTGCTAACCATATGAGATAAAAAGAATTTCCGGCTTCAGGAGCATACGATCTATAATCACTACTATCAAATCCTATTCGGCCATTATTAGCCACAAAACCAGGGTGACCTTCCATCATTGATTGCTCGATAGTCTGAAAATCTGCAGAGACCAAATCTATAGCCAAAGGATTTCTTTTTACATGTTTAAAAGCACTTCCGTACAAGGTGCTAATAATTTCTTCGAGATATACGGGCATTGCAGTAGTATCAATCCCTAATTTTTCTCTAAACTCTTTGATAAATAAAATAGCATCTAGCCTTACCGATTTTTCGGATTCATATTTCTGAATAGAAACTTCGCTAATCCATAAATGATGTAATGCCAACTGTTTTCCTCTAAATTCATATCGAATCTCAGGATTATCGGCTTCCAAAGTATACCTATTCCAACCGTCTCCCAATTTTTCTACTATTCTAGGTTGTATAAGTAACTCATGGCTAAATTCGCATATTGCTTTTTTGATTAGTAAAGTATTTACTT is a window encoding:
- a CDS encoding GNAT family N-acetyltransferase, with product MSVQEHTGLVTSAKEGYEFSSSYKNFGDIHIRHFDVETDSIVLHDWVNRDYALFWGMQQSSVEKVKAEYAKLIRPDHYDIFVGVYREQPVFVLERYHPQQDLIGKHYPAQSNDCGIHIIVAPPSEGKIENFTWYMFDTIMNFVFQDEKIHRIIVEPDIRNKKMFSICQRVGFQLDTIVELPHKTAQLAFLTRQKHNQLKLFPQIHKRSAMNTLDNAVSPQQSVSHIQPELWVKVNTLLIKKAICEFSHELLIQPRIVEKLGDGWNRYTLEADNPEIRYEFRGKQLALHHLWISEVSIQKYESEKSVRLDAILFIKEFREKLGIDTTAMPVYLEEIISTLYGSAFKHVKRNPLAIDLVSADFQTIEQSMMEGHPGFVANNGRIGFDSSDYRSYAPEAGNSFYLIWLAGHKSNTVYAAIEDLPYETLIEQELDTDTISSFNTVIKNKGFDPDEYYFIPMHPWQWFNKLANIFSPEIAKGNLICLGYGPDQYLAQQSIRTLFNISNPHKLYTKTALSILNMGFMRGLPLYYLGTAPKMAVWLEELLYNDPYIKETGFKMLGEIGSVSYVNPYFKEFGPHNDYNKMLASLWRESPMGMIDDGQKPITMAAFLHIDQTGEALLPKIIAASGLSISEWLHDYFKAYLSPLIHCFYHFDLVFMPHGENIIMVLENNIPVKILMKDITEEACILSPKVKLPEYLKRMYAPVPEDVKLLSIFTDIFDGFFRFMSHILVEHAGYSEENFWQLVAENIQHYQERYPEKATKFKQYDLFAPEFHLSCLNRLQLSNNKQMIDLDDPVALLQFAGRLQNPIAAFKKEKPSSLV